From Oreochromis niloticus isolate F11D_XX linkage group LG15, O_niloticus_UMD_NMBU, whole genome shotgun sequence:
CTCTTGAATTTATTCAAATGCCTTTGaactttaaataataaaatgaggTAAGAGGACTCTCAATCCATCCACAGGAGGGAGTTGCAGCGCAGCGGGAGCTCACCGATCGGCATCGCTAACCTTACTGTCCTAGCAGAAAGCATTTACACTTCAAACACATCAAGATGAAGGGAACTGGATCAACTGTTATCACTCCACCACCTCTCCTTCCTCTGCACAGCAAAGCAGATGCTAAAGCATGCAAAAATTTAGCTTTCCAACACCACAGCTGAACCTGAAACAGATACGCGTTTCACTCCAGGAACTGCAGAGCACAAGCACTGACGGGAAAATGTGACAACTCAGCGTAGCTTTGAAGAACTCTATGAGGCGATGTACCCGAGAGTTTGCTCCTTTTGATCCGAGGCTGCCTGTCTGACTCTAGGTCAAGACACAAAACTGGAATCTATGCATTAGATTCATTACAGAATATAATAAATTAGCAAGTTTAGAGTTAATTTTCACATCTGGTTCTATGAAATGTTTTTGTCAAAGACAGGGAAATGTTTCTCCCCCTACTGAGTCTTTCTAGGGAGTGAGGGTTTGTTTACATGTACTTATATAACCTTGCTACGGCTGTCTGCAAGCTGATTTCTTAAATGGTGTGGAAATTGGAAAGCTATTTAGCTTATTAAAAATTAGGGGAGAAGCAAACCTGGAGGGTTATTGAGAAGTAAGCAGATTATTTCACATAACACTGCttcattgttttttaaacatcacTTTGAGAGGCACACCTTTAAATTCAAATCTTTATACAATCTCTAAGCATTGTGGCACTCTTGCACACACACCACTATCGCACTTCACTCTACAATATGCTGTTCAATTAATGTTCTTATCCTCAGGATGGAAATAgttcttttatttattgcaaGTGGACGCTTGTAGAATGGTGTCTGTGGGGCTGCAAGAGATTAGCTATCAGGTCCAAGAACACTTAAGTCCACTCCCCAAACTCCATCCACAGAGCTGGACTCTGCTCAGTCAGCGAGTCCAACCATCCTCCTGCTTATGTCCCAGAGTTTCTTGGCTGCCTCCTCATCTGTGGCTTTGGGTAACAGCTCCTCCTCCTTGCAGTTAGCAAAGCACTTCCCTGACACTCCTTCCACCTCCGGGGAGCAGGCCAGATAGAGAGGAGTCTGAGCCCCCTCCAATGGACTCTTGAAAAAGACCAACGAGGCAAGGTAGAACAGCGGCTTTGCCAGGAGGGGGATTTGGATGTGTCTGCCTAGCCTGGTCCTCACGATCCCCGGGGTGAGAGCATTGACTGTGACCCCCGTCCCCTCGAGGCGACGGGCCAGCTCGAGCATGAACAGAAGGTTGGCCAGTTTGCTCTGACTGTAGCAGAAGGCCTTATTGTAGTTATTTTCACTGTTCAGGTCATCGAAGTTGATGTGGCCATATTTGTAAAGTTTAGAGGAAACCACCACGATGCGGCTAGGGGCCGAAGCCTTCAGGAGGTCCAGCAGCAGGTGAGTGAGGAGGAAGTGACCCAAGTGATTCACACCGAGCTGCATCTCAAAACCTTCGTCTGTCTTTGTGTAGGGACACTGGTAGACACCGGCGTTGTTGATGAGCACATCAACCTGGGATTCCTCCTGACAACAAAGATACATTTGAAACATTTAAGACCCCAATTAAAGTTTTATTACAACCTCTCCAGCATCCAGAGGCATTAACTGTCCATATGCATAACAAAAGATCAAATTTCAACCAAACAACTTAACTAAGTTTTTTCTTCCCTTAGAATGGACAGTTATGGTGGGACAATGCAAATGAGcagggctggtctgagtataaTGAAGGAAATCAGTCTGTATTAACTTATTTAACAGACATGTATGCATTTTCCTGTCAA
This genomic window contains:
- the rdh14b gene encoding retinol dehydrogenase 14b, which translates into the protein MSAPLLIAAVVGGGVLLLMRRLFPRQKAVKLLRYSGETMRGKTVIVTGANSGIGKALAGELLKLRARVIMACRDLRSAEEAAQDIKKQAGPENGEVVIKHLDLASLRSVRNFCEEVTQEESQVDVLINNAGVYQCPYTKTDEGFEMQLGVNHLGHFLLTHLLLDLLKASAPSRIVVVSSKLYKYGHINFDDLNSENNYNKAFCYSQSKLANLLFMLELARRLEGTGVTVNALTPGIVRTRLGRHIQIPLLAKPLFYLASLVFFKSPLEGAQTPLYLACSPEVEGVSGKCFANCKEEELLPKATDEEAAKKLWDISRRMVGLAD